The following proteins are co-located in the Callospermophilus lateralis isolate mCalLat2 chromosome 8, mCalLat2.hap1, whole genome shotgun sequence genome:
- the Fgfr3 gene encoding fibroblast growth factor receptor 3 isoform X4: MGAPACALALCVAAAVVAGVASEPPGTEQRVVPRAAEVPGPEPGQQEQLVFGSGDTMELSCDPPGGGPVGPTIWVKDGSGLVSSGRVLVGPQQLQVLNASHEDTGAYSCRQRLTQRVLCHFSVRVTGAPYWTRPERMDKKLLAVPAANTVRFRCPAAGNPTPSISWLKNGKEFRGEHRIGGIKLRHQQWSLVMESVVPSDRGNYTCVVENKFGSIRQTYTLDVLERSPHRPILQAGLPANQTAVLGSDVEFHCKVYSDAQPHIQWLKHVEVNGSKVGPDGTPYVTVLKTAGANTTDKELEVLSLRNVTFEDAGEYTCLAGNSIGFSHHSAWLAVLPAEEELAEADEAGSVYAGVLSYGVGFFLFILLVAAVTLCRLRSPPKKGLGSPTVHTVSRFPLKRQVSLESNSSMNSNTPLVRIARLSSGEGPTLANVSELELPADPKWELSRARLTLGKPLGEGCFGQVVMAEAIGIDKDRAARPVTVAVKMLKDDATDKDLSDLVSEMEMMKMIGRHKNIINLLGACTQGGPLYVLVEYAAKGNLREYLRARRPPGMDYSFHTCRLPEEQLTFKDLVSCAYQVARGMEYLASQKCIHRDLAARNVLVTEDNVMKIADFGLARDVHNLDYYKKTTNGRLPVKWMAPEALFDRVYTHQSDVWSFGVLLWEIFTLGGSPYPGIPVEELFKLLKEGHRMDRPANCTHDLYMIMRECWHAVPSQRPTFKQLVEDLDRILTVTSTDEYLDLSVPFEQYSPGGQDTPSSSSSGDDSVFTHDLLPPAPPSNVGPRT; the protein is encoded by the exons ATGGGCGCCCCGGCCTGCGCCCTCGCACTGTGCGTGGCCGCGGCGGTTGTGGCGGGCGTCGCCTCCGAGCCCCCGGGCACAGAGCAGCGCGTCGTGCCGAGAGCGGCAG AGGTCCCAGGGCCTGAGCCTGGCCAGCAGGAGCAGCTGGTCTTTGGGAGTGGGGACACCATGGAGCTGAGCTGTGACCCACCCGGAGGTGGTCCTGTGGGTCCCACGATTTGGGTCAAGGATGGCTCGGGACTGGTGTCCTCGGGCCGTGTCCTGGTGGGGCCCCAGCAGCTGCAGGTGCTAAATGCCTCGCATGAAGACACTGGGGCCTACAGTTGCCGGCAGCGGCTTACACAGCGCGTGCTGTGCCACTTCAGTGTGCGTGTGACAG GGGCCCCTTACTGGACTCGACCAGAGCGGATGGACAAGAAACTGCTGGCAGTGCCGGCTGCCAACACGGTTCGCTTCCGCTGCCCAGCTGCTGGCAACCCCACTCCTTCCATCTCCTGGCTGAAGAACGGCAAGGAGTTCCGAGGGGAGCATCGCATTGGGGGCATCAAG CTGCGTCATCAGCAGTGGAGCCTGGTCATGGAGAGCGTGGTGCCCTCCGACCGCGGCAACTACACCTGCGTGGTGGAGAACAAGTTTGGCAGCATCCGGCAGACGTACACTCTGGACGTGCTGG AGCGCTCCCCGCACCGGCCCATCCTGCAGGCGGGGCTGCCAGCCAACCAGACAGCCGTGCTGGGCAGCGACGTGGAGTTCCACTGCAAGGTGTACAGTGATGCACAGCCCCACATCCAGTGGCTCAAGCACGTGGAGGTGAATGGCAGCAAGGTGGGCCCTGACGGCACGCCCTACGTCACCGTCCTCAAG ACGGCGGGCGCTAACACCACCGACAAGGAGCTAGAGGTTCTATCCTTGCGCAATGTCACCTTTGAGGACGCGGGGGAGTACACCTGCCTGGCGGGCAATTCTATCGGGTTTTCCCATCACTCTGCGTGGCTGGCGGTGCTGCCAG CGGAGGAGGAGCTGGCAGAGGCAGACGAGGCTGGCAGCGTGTATGCAGGCGTCCTCAGCTACGGGGTGGGCTTCTTCCTCTTCATCCTGCTGGTGGCAGCCGTAACGCTGTGCCGCCTGCGCAGCCCTCCCAAGAAGGGCCTGGGCTCCCCCACTGTGCACACGGTCTCCCGCTTCCCGCTCAAGCGACAG GTATCCTTGGAGTCCAACTCGTCCATGAACTCCAACACACCGCTGGTCCGCATTGCCCGGCTGTCCTCGGGAGAAGGTCCCacgctggctaatgtttctgagCTTGAGTTACCTGCCGACCCCAAATGGGAGCTGTCCCGGGCCCG ATTGACCTTGGGCAAGCCTCTTGGAGAGGGCTGCTTTGGCCAGGTGGTCATGGCAGAGGCCATTGGCATCGACAAGGACCGTGCTGCCAGACCCGTCACAGTGGCGGTGAAAATGCTGAAAG ACGATGCCACTGACAAGGACCTGTCGGACCTGGTGTCGGAGATGGAGATGATGAAGATGATTGGGAGGCACAAGAACATCATCAACCTGCTGGGGGCCTGCACGCAGGGCG GGCCTCTGTACGTGCTGGTGGAGTACGCGGCCAAGGGCAACCTGAGGGAGTACCTTCGGGCGCGGAGGCCGCCGGGCATGGACTACTCcttccacacctgcaggctgcctGAGGAACagctcaccttcaaggacctggtGTCATGTGCCTACCAGGTGGCGCGGGGCATGGAGTATCTGGCATCCCAGAAG TGCATCCACAGAGACCTGGCTGCCCGCAACGTGCTGGTGACTGAGGACAACGTGATGAAGATAGCCGACTTTGGCCTGGCCCGTGATGTGCACAATCTCGACTACTATAAGAAGACCACCAAT GGCCGGCTGCCGGTGAAGTGGATGGCCCCCGAGGCCCTGTTTGATCGGGTCTACACCCACCAGAGTGATGT CTGGTCCTTTGGGGTCCTGCTCTGGGAGATCTTCACCCTGGGGGGCTCGCCGTACCCCGGCATACCCGTGGAGGAGCTTTTCAAGCTGCTGAAGGAGGGCCACCGCATGGACAGGCCAGCCAACTGCACACACGACCT GTACATGATCATGCGTGAGTGCTGGCACGCAGTGCCCTCCCAAAGGCCTACCTTCAAACAACTGGTTGAGGACCTGGACCGCATCCTCACCGTGACGTCCACTGAT GAGTACCTGGACCTGTCAGTGCCCTTTGAGCAGTACTCGCCAGGTGGCCAAGACACCCCCAGTTCCAGCTCCTCAGGGGACGACTCTGTGTTTACCCATGACCTGCTGCCCCCAGCTCCACCCAGCAATGTGGGCCCTCGGACGTGA